The sequence below is a genomic window from Lelliottia sp. JS-SCA-14.
ATTCACTTGCTTAACCAGCAGATAGCCCAGCGCCGCGCCCGCCAGCAGCCCGGCGATCCACAGCGTGCAGGTCGCGACGGTGAGTTTGCGAAACACCACCAGATCGTAGATATCCCAAATCAGAAAGATCGCGGGAATAATCGCGAGCTTTTCCAGGGCTACGATGGCCGGTTTTCGGGCTTTGATACCGCGGGAGATCAGGAAGATAAACAGCACCCACACCCAGACGGGCGTGTGAGTGATCACTCCGGTGATGAATTCTGTCATAGGAATTACCGTCAGTGAGATTTTCGCACCGGGATAGTA
It includes:
- a CDS encoding DUF6622 family protein; amino-acid sequence: MTEFITGVITHTPVWVWVLFIFLISRGIKARKPAIVALEKLAIIPAIFLIWDIYDLVVFRKLTVATCTLWIAGLLAGAALGYLLVKQVNTTRAAQPRSIYRQADYSALPFMLLAFGVKYVLGVMTVVSPETLQQPGMSAFAIVSGGVFAGVFLGKFTRYVRVYLSAAPQVN